CAGAGAGCAGTAACAGAAGCTAATTCCATTAAGTTTACCAAATATAAGGTTAAAGGTGACTTAGGTTTTGGCTATACTTACCAATACAAGGACAGCTTATCTAGTATTTCAGCACTTTGTAATTTAGTTGTCATCATACGAAACCACTGCCTTGCAAGCACTAACACTTTGCTCAAGTGGTGCAGAGAGTCCTGAGTAGACTTGGTGCTGTGGGAAAGGCTGATCTTGAGTGTATTTGTCAGAAAATTTGTTGGCACCCTCGGTAATAGAAGACACATAATACTGACTTTGGAAACTTCCCAGATGTTTTTTAGAGGAGTCCAGCGTTAATATTCCTCAAGGTCTATCTGCTAGCAAATGAGAAAGACACATCTGCAATTGCATTCAGCATCAGCTCTGAAGGTGCCAAATTCGGTGAGCAGCCCCTTTCAGAAGTGAGCTGTTGTCACACTGTGTGATATGAATGCACAGTAGACTAAAGGCACCGTTACGGATTTTGAAGAAGCAGTCTGAAAGGTGAGTTTTCTAGTTCTAGAGCTATTTTTATCTTATAAATCTCAGGATAAGCTTGCTTCCCTGAGAGCTGCTGGTAGCAGGAAGTAGCATTATACATTCTACCACCTGGGTAGGAATCTCTGTCCTGTGTGTACTCCCCTGCCATGCTAGTCAAAACAGATTGAGTAGTTGGAGATGTTTCCGCCTTAAGGAATTAAACCAAGACATTCTACCAGAACCCTCTGACAGCAATTATTTTAGTCTGAAACTGttaggaaacagaaaatctcaACATTCAATTAATCTGTCTGTTTAATATATGGGACATCTGTTCAACAGAACAATTCATTgtgatgtaaaaaaatattctaggtACTTCTGAGTACAGGATAAGATCCCTTGCTTTACCAGGTTTAATATTACAGGAGATGCTTTCTCATTCCTGCAGTGGTGCGCTGTTCGGGGTATGTGGGCTTTATTCAGTATAAACTTTGAGGAAGGGGTGGAGATCCCACAACAAAAAATGTCCACAATTAAGGGGAAATTACAGAGCAATTATGCTACCTTCAAACAGCTGGAAAGCTTTGGCTGGcttgaaataacttttctcCCACaaccagcagctctcccaggcTGTTCAGCCCTCACCACCCTGTTGCCGCTTATCCTCCCAGCCACCCACCCACTGCTCCCCCTTGGCAGAATATCAGAAAGCCtactttgatattttttaaaccatagAAGCTCTGGACTGCAGAACGAGCTGTAACAGAGGTCCAGGCATGGCTATAAATGTCACGCTTCAGAGCACTGCAAAGCACTCCCAGCAATGGCCACGCGTTTTCCTGCAGATCTGGGTTGCTGGAGTGGTGGCCCTAGGAGAGCGAGAGTCACCGCACTGCTGTTGACTAAACGTATGCTGTCCATATGTTGAATGCATCAGCTGGCAGGGGGCCTAGGAAAAGCTGCGgtggctgcagcttcctttctctcccatctGGCATGGGCACAGTGAGGAAGTAGCAGTGGGTGCCAAATTAAAGAAGAGGATAAACAAAGAGATAAGCAGCCATGCAAGGGCCATTTCGGAAGCGATGGTGGTAATTCAAGAAGTCTTTAGTGATCGCTTCAAGCTTCACTTCCCAGACCTTTATTCTTCTAAGCAAAGTTTATTCTTTCACATGATGAACTCTGTTAACCATACATGCACAAAGTTCTTGTATAACTAACCTGAACCTTCGACTTTAAATGCTCTGCTGAGTCCCTTACAAGCCCCCTTTCTCTTGAGGCAGAAGATAACGTTATACTCAGTAATGGAGCAGAACAACAACAATGTAGAAGATTTCTCCTTGAATGTCTTTTCTGTCACTCCTTATCAGCCAAACAGATCCGATGTCCTGGTGTCAGATGGGGATAAAGCCGGCACCACTTTGCTCTTTTCAGGTGTGTTTTTGGGACTGGTGGGGATCACTTTCACCGTGATGGGATGGATAAAATACGACGGCATTACTCACCTGGAGTGGACTCAGTTACTAGGGCCTATTCTGCTGTCTGTCGGGGTGACTTTTATTCTGATTGCTGTTTGTAAATTTAACATGCTTACCTGCAAACCCtgtaaagaaagagaggaaaatatgtCAGACCTCGACCAGACTGCAAGCGGACAGTCCTTTGTCTTCACTGGCATTAACCAGCCTATAACTTTTCACGGTGCCACAGTGGTACAGTACATCCCTCCACCATACCCAGCCCAGGAAGGCATTGCTGTGAGTCCTGGCTACCTTCACCCGGTGCTCAGCTGCTGCGGTGCTGtttcttccagtgcctcacccACTCCCACCCCAGGCTCTGCTCACTTCTGCCCTGCCTACACCCTGGATAACCCAGCTTTTACCGGAGACGGGAACTACGCTGCCTATCCTGCAGAGAATACCAGGAAT
The nucleotide sequence above comes from Gymnogyps californianus isolate 813 chromosome Z, ASM1813914v2, whole genome shotgun sequence. Encoded proteins:
- the TMEM174 gene encoding transmembrane protein 174, which produces MEQNNNNVEDFSLNVFSVTPYQPNRSDVLVSDGDKAGTTLLFSGVFLGLVGITFTVMGWIKYDGITHLEWTQLLGPILLSVGVTFILIAVCKFNMLTCKPCKEREENMSDLDQTASGQSFVFTGINQPITFHGATVVQYIPPPYPAQEGIAVSPGYLHPVLSCCGAVSSSASPTPTPGSAHFCPAYTLDNPAFTGDGNYAAYPAENTRNQRSEDTSDEPEELLEDYACDDLSPPRYEEIYPLSS